Genomic segment of Rhodococcus rhodochrous:
AAGCGGCCGAGCAGGGTGACGTCGACGGCGGCCGCGACCCCGTGGTCCCACTCGCGGTCCATGAGCACGGTGAACAGGTGACGGTGCAGGTCGTCCATCGCCTCGTCCTCGTGGTGGAGGCGGGCGGCCCGGGCAGGATCACGGGTCTCGAGGATCTCGCGTGTGGCAGCGCCGAGGGCCACCGCGATCCGTCCCATCTCGGCGAAGTAACCCTTCACCTCGTCGGGAAGCACGTGCTTGGGATGGCGTCGGCGGGTCGCCTTCGCGATGTGCAGTGCGAGCGCACCCATGCGGTCGATGTCGGCCACGATCTGGATGCCGCTGACGACGGCACGCAGATCGCCGGCGACCGGACCTTGAAGGGCGAGCAGCTGGAACGCCTTCTCCTCGCAGATCGCGCCGAGATCGGTGATCTTCTCGTGCTCGTCGATCACCTGCTCGGCGAGAGCGAGATCGGCTTCGAGAAGAGCTCTGGTGGACCGCTCCATCGCGGTCCCGGCGAGCCCGGCCATCTCCCCGAGGAGATCACCGAGTTCGCCCATCTGTTCGTTGTAGACGACGCGCATAATGGCACAGCCTACGACCTCGATCGGTCCGAACGGCGAGCATCGGATGAACCACAGGTGAACGTCGACGGCCGAACAGTGGTGTCTACGTGCACAGATCGTCGGCGGCGTTGGTGATCGCGAGATCGGCGGGGAGCTCGACCGACGACTCCGACCGGGTCTGGATCTCCATCGGGGCGAGCTGCGTGCCCGCCGGGGTGGGAGCGACGACGGTGCCGTCGAAGCTGGTGCCCAGGACGATCTCCACGATGCCACCCAGCTGAGCCGAGGGCGGAGCCTCCTGCAGCACCGCACCGGGGAAGGCCGATGCGACCGTCGCGGCGTCGGTCTCCTGGCCCTCGCTGAAGCGGATCACGGTCTGCTTGCTCGTCCCGGACGCGTAGTTGCCCACCGAGTAGACCGGGAAACCGTAGGCGGCGACCTCCTCGGCGGTGCGGGCCGCCAGTCCGGACAGACCCGACGCGTTCGAGACCTGCACCGACACCGTCGACGGATCGACCGCGAGCTGCGCGGGCAGCGGTTCGGCCGGGGGAGCGGCCGCGACCTCCGTCGGGTCCTCCTCCCGCTTCTCACCCGGCAGC
This window contains:
- the phoU gene encoding phosphate signaling complex protein PhoU — protein: MRVVYNEQMGELGDLLGEMAGLAGTAMERSTRALLEADLALAEQVIDEHEKITDLGAICEEKAFQLLALQGPVAGDLRAVVSGIQIVADIDRMGALALHIAKATRRRHPKHVLPDEVKGYFAEMGRIAVALGAATREILETRDPARAARLHHEDEAMDDLHRHLFTVLMDREWDHGVAAAVDVTLLGRFYERFADHAVEVGRRVIFLVTGKLPTEEEIRQLVEKVDSLTVYPENH